From Solanum stenotomum isolate F172 unplaced genomic scaffold, ASM1918654v1 scaffold31622, whole genome shotgun sequence, the proteins below share one genomic window:
- the LOC125852020 gene encoding uncharacterized protein LOC125852020, which translates to MVDTLLTTLSMENHHPSTLLSMDSSASSSHDELDLEMNRQVVITRPPDINLPLSADRSSPTQPWNDILDVGLGTQIYETETFLSVPKVGRKCAKRVDSIWGAWFFFSFYFKPVLNEKSKAKMIRDSNGISGFDKSDLQLDVFMVQHDMENMYMWVFKDRPENALGKMQLRSYMNGHSRQGERPFPFSADRGFIRSHRMQRKHYRGLSNPQCVHGIEIVSSPNLMVLDEEERKRWKELTGRDANFTIPQEASDFSTWRNLPNTEFELERPPPPIKSNPHSNSKKLLNGSGLNLSTQPSNHSNGDAMDLLPVNGKRKKDFFSNGTEEECYLQVNPPSYQIPDLEIHPNEPNWLNEFSGVMRDAYGPVTAAKSIYEDEEGYLIVISLPFVDLQRVKVSWRNTPTHGIIKVSCLSTSRIPFIKRQNRTFKLQVSSSEHCLPGEFIREIPLPARIPEDAKLEAYYDESGTVLEILVPKVRDGPEEEHEVRVCLRPHLVGNDLMLT; encoded by the coding sequence ATGGTAGATACTCTTCTTACAACTTTGTCAATGGAGAATCATCATCCTTCAACCCTTTTGTCCATGGATTCCAGTGCTTCTTCTTCACATGATGAATTAGACCTCGAGATGAATCGCCAAGTTGTCATAACTCGTCCCCCTGATATTAATTTGCCCTTATCAGCTGACCGTAGCTCACCTACTCAGCCGTGGAATGATATTCTTGATGTTGGGTTAGGGACACAGATCTATGAAACTGAAACTTTCCTTAGTGTGCCTAAAGTAGGGAGGAAATGTGCAAAACGTGTAGATAGCATCTGGGGTGCTTGGTTTTTCTTTAGTTTCTATTTTAAGCCTGTTTTAAATGAGAAATCTAAGGCTAAGATGATCCGGGATAGTAATGGAATTTCCGGGTTTGATAAAAGTGATCTCCAGCTTGATGTTTTCATGGTTCAACATGATATGGAGAATATGTACATGTGGGTATTCAAGGATAGACCTGAGAATGCATTGGGTAAGATGCAGCTACGGAGTTACATGAATGGGCATTCTCGACAAGGGGAACGTCCATTTCCGTTTAGCGCTGATAGGGGTTTCATTCGATCTCATAGGATGCAAAGGAAGCATTACAGAGGCCTATCAAATCCTCAGTGTGTTCATGGGATTGAGATTGTGTCGTCTCCCAATCTCATGGTTCTTGATGAAGAGGAGCGCAAAAGATGGAAGGAACTCACTGGTAGGGATGCGAACTTCACTATCCCACAGGAAGCTAGTGATTTCAGTACATGGAGAAATCTCCCCAACACCGAATTTGAGCTTGAGAGGCCGCCTCCGCCAATAAAGAGTAACCCACATTCCAACTCAAAGAAACTGCTTAATGGTTCTGGACTTAATTTGTCAACTCAGCCGTCCAATCATAGCAATGGAGACGCAATGGATCTACTACCTGTCAACGGCAAAAGGAAAAAGGACTTCTTCTCAAATGGAACTGAAGAAGAGTGTTATCTGCAAGTGAATCCTCCTTCCTATCAAATTCCAGACCTTGAAATTCACCCAAACGAACCGAATTGGTTAAATGAATTTAGTGGGGTGATGAGGGATGCTTATGGCCCTGTTACAGCTGCGAAAAGTATCTACGAAGATGAAGAAGGTTATCTGATCGTAATCAGCTTGCCATTTGTAGATCTTCAAAGAGTGAAAGTTTCGTGGCGGAACACACCCACACATGGGATAATCAAGGTGTCTTGTTTGAGCACATCTCGGATCCCGTTTATCAAGAGACAGAATAGGACTTTCAAGCTTCAAGTTTCATCCTCAGAACACTGCCTTCCAGGAGAGTTCATCCGAGAAATTCCTCTTCCCGCTAGAATTCCTGAAGATGCTAAACTTGAAGCATATTATGATGAATCAGGAACGGTGCTTGAGATATTGGTGCCAAAAGTTCGCGATGGTCCAGAAGAAGAACATGAAGTTCGGGTTTGTCTCCGTCCTCACCTTGTTGGGAATGACCTGATGTTGACCTAG